The Plectropomus leopardus isolate mb chromosome 15, YSFRI_Pleo_2.0, whole genome shotgun sequence genome has a segment encoding these proteins:
- the LOC121955032 gene encoding coiled-coil domain-containing protein 177: MGELRSAAPGPRLDLNNFDSADAERSRYVLTSPRSLESCARLGIKPVELLIKSLNDLIAERRDLPFDSMRVVHESYEKERLKLLQMCREERERIIQAAGDRWPAGDKVSGLEAVPETKLKDHSRDRRLKTRTISYADLCSKGKSVSTCSNREPDSSTVCSFSLGDLRHTPATELLLDRLTNDINKEMCVTVSERDRKIAALMLVKHQEEQALLKLSYQEEQQRKEARRLEEAQRAQDEKNRRKKLKQSMQRWHEELEARKRLREQRAKEKAVQLEMEVLLQEDRRKRLIEEVDGQRREKIKAAQKEAGGRKRYQEKLLREKEEVEEREREKERQVAEEKEQRAKRSRVLQEKKERQRLQEENRRELLRHILLKQQVEQRAEEVEAQMRSTLEKKLLHSCKKRVQVVEARLMEMQERAAREEAQMRRARQRAELQSNQQLTQKQILVELSRRRTERATEHASAQQRSRALQTQQHNKHRQLCHQRLRERIQREEEAARRVRESRIFMKEWRRERLRRQREQMQEEAHRLARASFHMRERVRQQTHRRTFDQMALEAQLNAPMSRLKL, translated from the coding sequence ATGGGGGAGCTGAGGTCCGCCGCTCCGGGGCCTCGTCTGGACCTGAACAACTTCGACTCGGCGGACGCGGAGAGGAGTCGGTACGTGCTTACGAGCCCGCGCTCTCTGGAGTCGTGCGCGCGTCTCGGCATCAAACCTGTTGAACTTCTGATCAAATCGCTAAACGACTTGATTGCTGAGCGGCGTGATTTGCCCTTTGATTCGATGAGAGTCGTGCATGAATCCTAcgagaaagagagactgaagcTTTTACAAATGTGccgagaggagagggagaggattATCCAGGCGGCCGGGGACAGGTGGCCGGCCGGTGATAAGGTGTCAGGCCTGGAAGCGGTGCCTGAAACTAAACTCAAGGATCACTCAAGGGACAGGAGACTGAAAACAAGGACCATCTCCTATGCAGATCTGTGCTCTAAGGGGAAATCAGTAAGCACGTGCTCTAACAGAGAGCCggacagcagcacagtgtgCAGCTTCAGCCTGGGAGACCTCAGACACACCCCGGCtactgagctgctgctggacaGGCTCACCAATGACATCAACAAGGAGATGTGTGTCACGGTGTCAGAGAGAGACCGCAAGATAGCAGCACTCATGCTAGTGAAGCACCAGGAGGAGCAGGCTCTCCTCAAGCTTAGTTACCAGGAGGAACAGCAGCGTAAGGAGGCCCGCAGACTGGAGGAGGCCCAGCGAGCTCAGGATGAGAAAAACAGGAGGAAGAAACTGAAGCAGAGCATGCAACGCTGGCATGAGGAGCTGGAGGCCCGCAAAAGGCTGAGGGAGCAACGGGCCAAAGAGAAAGCGGTCCAACTTGAGATGgaggtgctgctgcaggaggaccGCAGGAAGAGGCTGATTGAGGAGGTGGATGGACAACGCAGAGAGAAGATAAAGGCTGCACAGAAGGAGGCAGGGGGGCGCAAACGCTACCAGGAGAAGCTgctgagagagaaggaggaggtggaggaaagGGAGCGAGAGAAGGAGAGGCAGGTGGcagaggagaaggagcagaGGGCCAAGAGGAGCAGAGTGTTgcaggagaagaaagagaggcagaggctgcaggaggagaacCGCAGGGAGCTGCTAAGACACATCCTGCTGAAACAGCAGGTAGAGCAGCGGGCGGAGGAGGTCGAAGCACAGATGAGGAGCACACTTGAGAAGAAGCTGCTGCACTCCTGTAAGAAACGGGTCCAGGTTGTGGAGGCGAGGCTGATGGAGATGCAGGAGCGGGCGGCCCGGGAGGAGGCTCAGATGAGGAGAGCGCGGCAGAGGGCCGAGCTGCAGAGCAACCAGcagctgacacaaaaacagatcCTGGTGGAGCTGAGCAGGAGGCGCACGGAGAGAGCCACTGAGCACGCCTCCGcccagcagaggagcagagctctgcagacacagcagcacaacaaacaCAGGCAGCTCTGCCACCAGAGGCTGAGGGAGAGGatacagagagaggaggaggccgCGAGGAGGGTCAGAGAGAGCCGCATCTTCATGAAggagtggaggagggagaggctgcggagacagagggagcagatgcaggaggaggcGCACAGGCTGGCTCGGGCCTCCTTTCACatgagggagagagtgagacagcagacacacagacgaACTTTTGATCAGATGGCTCTGGAGGCTCAGCTGAATGCCCCCATGAGCCGCCTCAAACTgtga